GGCCATGATCTGGCCCGACTGGCAGTAGCCGCATTGCACCACGTCGATCTGGCGCCACGCGTCCTGCACCTTGGCGCCGACGCTGTCCCGGCCGATGGCCTCGATGGTGACGATCTTCTTGCCGGCGGCGGCCGAGACGGGCGTGACGCACGCGCGCACCGGCTGGCCGTCCAGGTGCACGGTGCAGGCGCCGCACAGGGCGACCCCGCAGCCGAACTTGGTGCCGGTCAGGCCGGCCACGTCGCGCAGTGCCCACAGGATGGGCATGTCGTCCGGCACGTCCAGCGCGGTATCGGTGCCGTTGATGTTCAGGGTAGGCATGACGGTCCTTTCATTGGTCGTGCCACTATAGAAGAAGCGGCTTGCCATTGTCGCCATGCTGGACAGCGCAGCGCCACCTCTTTCCCATGAGGGAGGCGCGGCCGTTCCGGCGCCCGTCCGCCCTGTTTCGCTCCCGCTCCGGGCGGTTTCGTCGCAACGGCTCGTGCCCCTGGCGCCGGCGCGGCATCATGGCTGCATCGATTACAGGAGAACACACCATGCTGCAGCAGATCATCGGCCACACCCCGCTCTACGTCTGGGCCATCCTGGCCTTCCTCGTCAACCGGGGCATCGCCGCCAGCCGCGAGCGCACCATGACCTTGCGTGCCGCCGCCATCGTTCCCGTCGTGATGGCGGGCCTGGCCCTGCAGGAGATCGGGCACCGCTTCGGGCTGGCGGCCGTGCCGCTGGGTGCCTGGCTGGCCGGCGCGGCGACGGGCGTGGCGATGGCCTGGCAGCTGGGTGCCGGCGCCGTGACGGCCGTCGACCGGGCCGCCGGTACCGTCACGCTGCGCGGCAGCTGGGCGCCGCTGGTCCTGATGCTGGGGGTGTTCTGCAGCCGCTATGCGCTGGCCGTGGCCGGCGCGATGGCACCGTCGCTGGCCCATGACATGCCGTTCGCGGTGGCCGCGAGCCTGCTGCTGGGACTGTTGAACGGCCTGCTGGGCGGCCGGGTGCTGCGCTGCGTCCAGGCCTGGAGCGTGGCGGTGCGGTAGACAAAAAAAGGGCCGGTTCTGTCATCTGGACTGTTGTCCGGATGACAGAACCGACCCAGGCTTGCGTATTACGTCAGCCGAACGGCGTGAACTCGATGCCGTTGGCCGTCACGCCGACCAATGCGGCCTGGTTCTCGGCCGATTCCGAGAAGCCCGTCAGCACGGACTCGCGCGCCGTGCCCGCGTGCAGGGCATCCACCCAGAACTTCATGCCGGACGCATCCGGATCGCGGTGCAGTACGTTGCGGTACAGCCCCGTGACGAACGCCTCGTCGCTTGGCGTTGCCGTACCCATCAGCTTGGCGAACTCCGGCGAAGCGATGAAGTTCCGGGCCACGCTGTCCAGTGCCTGGCCCCGGTCCATGTTGCCGATCCAGAAGCCAAGGCCCGCGAGGTCCGGCGCCCGGTCGAACGCGGCCTGGTACAAGCGGAACGCCTGACCGGCAACGCCGTCGACGTCCAGCGCCACCGTGACATCCGAGAACGCCAGGCGTTCCACGTTCGTCAGCGTGCTGACACTGCCGGTGGCGCTATCGACCATCTGCCACCCGCTCACCGCCTTCTTCAGCGTGAACGTGTCGTGCTCGGCGCCGATCACGGCGGTGTCCTGGCCGCTGCCGCCGTCATACTTGACCGGTGCGGACGTCGGCAGCACGACGCGGTCGTTGCCCATCGTTCCCGTCTCCCGCGCCACGTACGGCGTGTAGGCGATGCCCTGCTCGGTCGCGGGGGCGACCGCCGCCTGGTTCTCGGCCGATTCGGAGAAACCGGTCAGCACGGACTCGCGCGCCGTGCCGCCGCGCAGTGCATTGACCCAGAACTCCATGCCCGCGGCGTCCGGCTCGCGGTGCAGCACGTTGTGGTACATCGCTTTCACGAAGGCCTCGTCGCTTGGCGCGGCGGTACCCATCAGCTTGGCGAACTCCGGCGAGGCGATGAAGGCCCGGGCCACACTGTCCAGCGTGGCGCCCCGGTCCATGTTGCCGATCCAGTAGCCCAGGCCCTGCTGGTCCGGGGCGCGGTTGAACGCGGCCTGGTACAGGCGGAAAGCCTGGCCGGCGACGCCATCGACATCGAGCGCCACCGTCACGTCCGCGAATGCCAGCCGTTCGACATTCCACAGCGCGTTGATCACGCCCGTCGTGGTGTCCTTGACTTGCCAGGCATTGTCCACCTTCGTCAGCGCGAACTTGTCGTGCGCCGCGGCCACCGCCGCGGTATCGAGTCCGGTACCGCCGTCGTAGGCCGTGGCGCCTCCCAGCGACAGCGTAATCCGGTCGCCGCTGACGCCGCCGCTCGTGGCCGGTTTATCGGGCGCGGTCGGCGTGCCGCTGCTCGGATTGCCTGGCGCTGGTGCTGGCGCTGGTGCCGGTGCCGGTGCCGGGGCTGGCGCTGGCGCAGGGGCTGGCGCCGGAGCTGGTCCCGGCTCCGGGGTCACCGTGCTGCTGTCGTCCGGCGTCACCGTCGTCCAGGTGGGCGTGCTGACGGGGCTGACCTGGCCCAGCGCGTCGGTGGCCGTCGCCGTGAACGCATGATTGCCGGGGCTGACGTCCACGAGTTCCGTCGACCACTGGCCGTTGCCGTCCGCCGTCACGGTGGCCACGGCAACGCCGCCGTCGTACAGCGTGATCAGGGCGCCCGGATCGGCGCTGCCGCTGACGATCAGGCTCGCGTCGTCGCCGCGGCCGGTGCCGGTGGCAGCGTCCTCGCCGTCCGGCAGTTCCAGTTCCATGCTGGGCGCCGCCGGTGGCGTGCCCGTGCTGGCGCCAGCCACGTACTCGGCCCCGCCATCGTAGCCGGTGATCTGCTGGTAGACGCGGACGGTGCCGTCCGCGGCCGTGACGGCCCAGTCGACGGCCACGTTGCCGCCTGCCGTCTCGACCAGTCCGATCACGCTGGCGCGGCCCTGCACGGGGCTCTTGCTGACCTGGAATGACGCGCCGATGCCGCCGCCATTGGCGCTGTGGTGGCGTGCCATTACGGTCGACGTACCGTCGGCCGCCAGGCTGTCCCAGACTACCAGGATGCTGCCGTCGGCCAGCCCCGTCACCGCCTGGCTCTGCTGGAAGCCGGCGTTGGCCACCATGACCGGGCCGCCGACGATATTGCCATTGACGTCGAAGCGCTGGAACGTGACGGCATCGTCCGCCGTGGTGGCATTGCCGTCGTCCTGGATCCAGCTCACGACGGCGCCGCTGACGGCGCCGCCCGCCTGGCTGTACAGCGTGGCGGCCTTGACGTTGCCGACCACGCCCGTGGTCGTCAGTTTCAATTCCCCGCCGATGCGCTCGCCGTCCCAACGGACCGACTGCACCATCACGTTGTGGCTGGTGCCG
This is a stretch of genomic DNA from Pseudoduganella chitinolytica. It encodes these proteins:
- a CDS encoding (2Fe-2S)-binding protein: MPTLNINGTDTALDVPDDMPILWALRDVAGLTGTKFGCGVALCGACTVHLDGQPVRACVTPVSAAAGKKIVTIEAIGRDSVGAKVQDAWRQIDVVQCGYCQSGQIMAATALLRATPKPTDADIDNAMSGNICRCGTYGRIRAAIKIAAAK
- a CDS encoding DUF4214 domain-containing protein, which gives rise to MTVKVKGSLVFGGMDSEEEFGTGGNDIFVGGYGADADAGNDTVRADAGDDLVYGSDGADVLDGGSGIDEVDYSGAASAVAVDLAAGSAWDGSANDVVTGFENVTGSAFGDLLTGDAGFNILIGNGGDDTLDGGAGFDMLTYRNATGAVSVNLALGTSSGADGADVLANFEGVQGSRFGDVLMGDAAGNLLDGQAGNDVLSGGAGDDTLSGGSGTDTAVFSGALSEYTIATSSDGRVTVTDLHAGRDGTDMLFGISQLKFADQTLSLTQVDRQVATVGTMAAGTTTPAAAVANLPDGSYVVAYTATDGSGDGIWFRKFGADGGAVDSGAIALNGATAGEQRAPALAGLYDGGWVAVYQSATASGWDVVLQRFNADGSRSGAEQVLGSAGDQVQPSVAVTPDRGFVVTWQGNAADGTQDIFAQKFDGAGQPMADASTVNTTLAGDQTGAAVAEQDNGYLLAWQSDNGTSHNVMVQSVRWDGERIGGELKLTTTGVVGNVKAATLYSQAGGAVSGAVVSWIQDDGNATTADDAVTFQRFDVNGNIVGGPVMVANAGFQQSQAVTGLADGSILVVWDSLAADGTSTVMARHHSANGGGIGASFQVSKSPVQGRASVIGLVETAGGNVAVDWAVTAADGTVRVYQQITGYDGGAEYVAGASTGTPPAAPSMELELPDGEDAATGTGRGDDASLIVSGSADPGALITLYDGGVAVATVTADGNGQWSTELVDVSPGNHAFTATATDALGQVSPVSTPTWTTVTPDDSSTVTPEPGPAPAPAPAPAPAPAPAPAPAPAPAPGNPSSGTPTAPDKPATSGGVSGDRITLSLGGATAYDGGTGLDTAAVAAAHDKFALTKVDNAWQVKDTTTGVINALWNVERLAFADVTVALDVDGVAGQAFRLYQAAFNRAPDQQGLGYWIGNMDRGATLDSVARAFIASPEFAKLMGTAAPSDEAFVKAMYHNVLHREPDAAGMEFWVNALRGGTARESVLTGFSESAENQAAVAPATEQGIAYTPYVARETGTMGNDRVVLPTSAPVKYDGGSGQDTAVIGAEHDTFTLKKAVSGWQMVDSATGSVSTLTNVERLAFSDVTVALDVDGVAGQAFRLYQAAFDRAPDLAGLGFWIGNMDRGQALDSVARNFIASPEFAKLMGTATPSDEAFVTGLYRNVLHRDPDASGMKFWVDALHAGTARESVLTGFSESAENQAALVGVTANGIEFTPFG
- a CDS encoding DUF6622 family protein, with amino-acid sequence MAASITGEHTMLQQIIGHTPLYVWAILAFLVNRGIAASRERTMTLRAAAIVPVVMAGLALQEIGHRFGLAAVPLGAWLAGAATGVAMAWQLGAGAVTAVDRAAGTVTLRGSWAPLVLMLGVFCSRYALAVAGAMAPSLAHDMPFAVAASLLLGLLNGLLGGRVLRCVQAWSVAVR